In the genome of Synergistes jonesii, one region contains:
- a CDS encoding methylaspartate ammonia-lyase gives MKVKKVLCSKALTGFYMDDKEAIKAGAKSDGFVYKGKPVTPGFKSIRQPGVAVSVMFILEDGHMVYGDCAVAQYAANGGREIPNTAEALMKLVDKYVAPYFEGMDIKEFKSTAEKFDRYEFDGKRLPASVRYGVTQAILEAVAYDQKLTMCEVVLNEYHLPLDLTPVRINAQSGDERYTNVDKMILKKVGMMPHGLINNVEEKLGTDGQIFLDWVKWVTKRISEIGEPDYKPVMRYDVYGCIGKAFNNDLDKVGEYLIKVADACKPYEVFVEMPVDMKSNEKQLEAMKYLRKYLDDAGCRLKLIIDEYANTYEEIVQWVDAKGADMVQVKTIDLGGINNIIEADLYCKAHGVLAYQGGTCNQTDKAAIVCANLAVATKPFAMAGTPGMGVDEGVMIVSNEQDRLLAYLKAKQEGLLR, from the coding sequence ATGAAAGTCAAAAAGGTACTTTGCTCGAAAGCGCTCACAGGCTTCTACATGGACGACAAGGAGGCCATCAAGGCCGGCGCGAAATCGGACGGCTTCGTCTATAAAGGCAAACCGGTAACGCCGGGCTTCAAATCGATCAGACAGCCGGGCGTCGCCGTCTCCGTAATGTTCATACTCGAAGACGGACACATGGTCTACGGGGATTGCGCGGTAGCGCAGTACGCGGCCAACGGCGGAAGAGAGATCCCCAACACGGCCGAAGCGCTTATGAAGCTCGTCGATAAATACGTAGCACCCTACTTTGAAGGCATGGACATCAAAGAGTTCAAATCGACGGCTGAAAAATTCGACCGCTACGAGTTTGACGGCAAGCGCCTCCCCGCTTCCGTCCGCTACGGTGTAACGCAGGCGATACTCGAAGCCGTCGCCTATGACCAGAAGCTCACGATGTGCGAAGTAGTCCTCAACGAGTACCATCTGCCGCTCGACCTCACGCCGGTCCGCATCAACGCGCAGTCGGGCGACGAGCGCTACACGAACGTAGACAAGATGATCCTCAAGAAGGTCGGCATGATGCCGCACGGGCTCATCAACAACGTCGAAGAAAAGCTTGGGACGGACGGGCAGATATTCCTTGACTGGGTCAAATGGGTCACAAAGCGTATATCCGAGATAGGCGAACCCGACTACAAGCCCGTTATGCGCTACGACGTGTACGGCTGCATCGGCAAGGCCTTCAACAACGACCTTGACAAGGTTGGAGAGTACCTTATCAAGGTCGCCGATGCTTGCAAGCCCTACGAGGTGTTCGTGGAAATGCCCGTCGATATGAAGTCGAACGAGAAGCAGCTCGAAGCGATGAAGTATCTGCGCAAATACCTCGACGACGCGGGATGCCGGCTCAAGCTCATCATCGACGAATACGCGAACACCTACGAGGAGATCGTGCAGTGGGTCGACGCCAAGGGTGCCGATATGGTCCAGGTCAAGACGATAGACTTGGGCGGCATCAACAACATAATCGAGGCCGACCTCTACTGCAAGGCCCACGGGGTCCTCGCTTACCAGGGCGGCACCTGCAACCAGACGGACAAAGCGGCCATCGTCTGCGCGAACCTCGCGGTCGCGACAAAGCCCTTCGCGATGGCCGGCACTCCCGGGATGGGTGTCGACGAGGGCGTGATGATCGTCAGCAACGAACAGGACAGACTGCTCGCCTACCTTAAGGCGAAACAGGAAGGGCTCCTTCGTTAA
- a CDS encoding tripartite tricarboxylate transporter substrate binding protein: MKKLFTVCIIVLSVLFLQNQLYAAEWPSGKITLLVPYKAGGSADAMGRGLAKYWEKYLGVPVIVDNRDGASSQVGTTIYSRMPVDGNSVYLGCQVYFSSNIITHNAKYQFDQFELLNIQQEDPIEISVLNDSKYKSAKALFEAIKNNPGKLKCGYIAGGPQNIAASILKKEYGLDFKSVTYDNGNSTRTALLGKRVDFMIGNSGGDISLAGKARILVILGQKRGGMFPDIPTFAEVFDGKQFAPLSVTTFIAVHSDLKKKYPERYEKLLKSYQQTMDDPGYKKFLEESKQNAITQNIGPEKSAEQNRAIHELVKKYKDDLVVKK, from the coding sequence ATGAAGAAGCTTTTTACGGTTTGCATAATTGTGCTGTCTGTGCTGTTTTTGCAAAACCAGCTTTATGCGGCTGAATGGCCCTCTGGAAAAATTACTTTGCTTGTCCCGTATAAAGCGGGCGGATCCGCAGATGCTATGGGACGTGGGTTAGCTAAATATTGGGAAAAATATTTAGGAGTACCTGTTATTGTTGACAACAGAGACGGCGCTTCAAGCCAAGTGGGAACGACCATTTATTCAAGAATGCCAGTCGATGGCAATAGTGTATATTTGGGGTGCCAGGTATATTTTAGTTCCAATATTATTACGCACAATGCAAAATATCAATTTGACCAATTTGAACTTCTTAACATTCAACAGGAGGACCCTATTGAAATCAGCGTGCTGAATGATTCAAAGTATAAAAGTGCTAAAGCGCTTTTTGAAGCTATAAAAAACAACCCTGGCAAACTGAAATGCGGATATATAGCTGGAGGCCCACAGAATATTGCGGCTTCAATATTGAAAAAGGAATATGGTCTAGATTTTAAATCGGTCACATATGACAATGGAAACAGTACAAGAACAGCGCTGCTGGGAAAACGTGTAGATTTCATGATTGGAAATTCTGGCGGCGATATATCGCTTGCCGGCAAAGCAAGGATATTGGTTATTCTAGGGCAGAAAAGAGGCGGTATGTTCCCTGATATACCGACCTTTGCCGAAGTATTTGATGGAAAACAGTTTGCGCCGCTTTCCGTTACAACATTTATAGCTGTACATTCCGATTTGAAAAAGAAGTACCCTGAAAGGTACGAAAAGCTATTGAAGTCGTATCAACAGACAATGGATGATCCTGGTTATAAAAAATTCCTTGAAGAATCAAAACAGAATGCAATTACTCAGAATATCGGGCCGGAAAAGAGCGCGGAACAGAACCGTGCTATACACGAGCTTGTCAAGAAGTATAAGGACGATTTAGTCGTGAAAAAGTGA